DNA sequence from the Thermodesulfobacteriota bacterium genome:
ATAGCGAACACATCAAAAGATAAGCAATTACAGCAGCAAGTACAAAATTCCACTGAAGGGCCTTACGAGTAACGGTTAAATCATCGGCGGTACCAGTTAAGATTGCACTATAAGAACCCCCGAGTTCGCCACTGCTACGAAGCGGGTCCAGAATTTCGCTATTGATAGTGTCTATCGCACTTTCGAGCGGCATTTTCTCGGGTGGTATTACCTGAATTGCAATCGTCCTCTGACGTTCATAGTGATTAATTTGCTCGGGACCAGTGGTAACTATTACATCAGCAACCGAACCTACATTGACCATCTTACCACTATCGGTATTAACCATAAGATCTTCAATCTGGTGTGTTCGATTTGAATACTTATCCTCACCCCGAAGCACAAGATCAATTTCATCGCCTTCGATTTGATAGTCACTTACCTTTGCCCCATCCACAAGAGCGTTGACCATGAAACCAAGTCCCTCGTTTGTAACCCCTACGTCAGATGCCCGGACACGTTCTGTTACAACCTGCACCTCTGGGTTGCCCAGATCGAGACTTGGAATAGGCCGTACCTGTGAGCCTGGTATTTTCTGAATCGCACTGAAAAAGATCTTCTGACCAAGACCAACGAGCTTATCCAGGTCAGGACCAGTGAGTTGAATATTGATCGAACGTCCTTCACCTATTCCCCTCTGAAAAATACTGGACTGACTGACAATAGCTATCATACCGGGAATTTTACTCAGGACTTTTTGCATTACGGGAATGAGGCCTCTCACCTTATCTGGTTCCTTAGCGCGTGCCCCCATGAACACCTGTCGCCCCCTTGCCACATAGAAGAGGTGTTGGATAGGGGGACCGTCAAGATTCTTTGCCTCCGGAGAATTAACCTCTGCCTCCCAATATGGTCTTAAGTCGCTTTCTATTTCTTTTCCAATTTTGGTGAATTCACCGATATTATATCCAGGAGGAGGTAGAAGGATTCCAAATAAAAGATTGCGGTTCCCCTCGGGTAAATATTCCGCTTTTGGTATCATCAGCCAGCTAAGAAAAAGTGAACCAATAGTAAAAACACAAACAACGACGATACGTGTCTTAGAGTCTTCAATAATTCTTCGAACAATAGTTGCGATTCCATCTGAAATATCCTTTCCTATACGTGCAAAGCCCCAGAGATTATTAAACGCGGCCCTTTTTGTTTCTTTTGCTATGCTTAGGATTTTAGCAGATGCAGCCGGGATAACCGTAATTGATACAATAAGACTCAGAATAACAGACACACTTATTGCTATCGCTATATCTCGAAATAATTGACCGGCTTGTTCCTTAATAAAGATGACCGGTATAAAGACCGCCGCAGTTGTGAGCGTGCTTGCGAGCACAGCTCCCCACACCTCAACAGTTCCATCATAGGAAGCCTTTATACGCGATTTCCCCATCTGCATATGACGGTAGATATTCTCTAAGACGACAATCGAATTATCGACTACCATCCCCACTGCAAAACTCATACCGGCAAGGCTTATAACATTTATCGTCCTGCCCAAAAAAGCCATGACAACAAAGGTGCCAATGACGCTAATCGGAATGGCTGTAGCTATAATGAGCGTGCTGCTTCCACTCCTGAGAAAGAGCAAAAGAACAGCAATGGCTAGAAAACCGCCAATTATGAGATTTTCTTTGACAAGATCGATCGCACTCCTGATATAGTTTGTTTCGTCATACACGTTAAAGAGCTCTAATTTCTTTTCTTTTAGGAGTCCTCTATTTAACTCATTCATCGCCTGACGAAGCCCATCCATAACCTCAATCGCATTGGCCCCGCTTTCTTTGACAGCGTTTATCGCTATTGCTGGCTCGCCGTTTTGTCTTACCGCATAGTCAGGATCCTTGTATCCGAGGTTTACTTTTGCCACATCTCGGACATAAACAGGTGCGCCATTCTTCCGAGTTATAATAACGTCCTCAATATCATCAGGAGATTTATATTCGCCAATTGTTCGTACGATATATCTTCTTTTCCCTTCATCGAAATCACCAGCGCTATAGTTATCATTCTCCTTATCAACTGCCTGCGCCATCTCCAGTAAGGTGATGTCCCTTGCAGCCAGTGCATCAGGATCCACGATAACCTGCATCTCACGCTCGCGTCCGCCGAACACATTTGACGAACCCACTCCGGGTACACGTTCAAACCTGGGCTTTATAAAATCATCCGCAAAGTCATGGAATATATTTATGTCAAGATCATTGCCTGGTAATGGTCTTAATATAAACCATGCCATTGCGCTTCCCCGTACATCGACACTGCTGATAACGGGCCTATCAGCATCATCGGGAAATTCCCTTACCTGATTCAGCTTATTCGATACATCAACAAGTGCAGCGTCTATATCGGTACCTATAAGAAATTCCAGTACAACGGTACCACTTCCATCAGAGCTCTCGCTGGTCATCTCCACCACGCCTTCGACCGTTTTTAGCTCGTCCTCCTGCCTACGAACAATCTCTGTTTCCACCTCCTGGGGACTGGATCCTTCCCATCTTGTATCAACAGTTACTCTTGGTTTTTCAACATCGGGTGTTAGCTGGACGGGGATTTTAAAAAGGGAAATAAATCCGAAAAGAATCACAAATAAAACACCTACAATAACACTTACTGGCTTTTTGATTGACGTGTCAACTAGTTTCATAATCTATCAATCCCAATTCGCAAGTGTAAATCTAGGAGATTCACTATGCTGGTTTTATGATCCATGATGCACGATACACGATTCATGATTCTAGAAAAATTTTTTAGCAGATTATTTATCTTGTTTCCTGGATCGCCTTTAATCCTTTATCTCGGCTCCATTTTGATCCACTATTTTGACTGGCTGATTTGGCCTGAGCCTTTCATTACCACGTATAACAATTAGTTGTCCCTTTTCAACCGGTCCTATTATCTGTATGAGATCCCTGATTGCGATACCCGTATTGACTTGTACTGGCGAGGCAGACCCGTCATTTACGACGTAAACAAAGTTGCTCTTATTTTGCTCTACGATTGCATCTTTAGGAACAAGCTTTACTAGAGATGGTTCCCCGATTAAAAAAGATACTCGAGCAACCATACCACTCTTTATCAACCCGTCTTTGTTATCAACCACGACCTTAACAGGGAAAGTTCTTGATTCTCTATCAGCCTGTGGAACTATAGATGTTATTTTCCCTCCGATCAATAAATCAGGTAATGCATCAAAAATTACATCTGCATAGTCGCCCAACCTAATCTGACTTATATAACGTTCAGGCACATCCACATCAATTTCAGCTGTATTTATATCTATAAGCTCAACCACGGGCCCTCCAACTACAATCCATTGCCCTACTTCCGTATGTTCAGCGGTTATATATCCATCAAACGGCGCAACTATGTTGGATCTAGCGAGGTCATAATCGTGATTATCTATTTGGGCTTCAAGCTGAGATAATCTTGCTGACAT
Encoded proteins:
- a CDS encoding efflux RND transporter permease subunit, which gives rise to MKLVDTSIKKPVSVIVGVLFVILFGFISLFKIPVQLTPDVEKPRVTVDTRWEGSSPQEVETEIVRRQEDELKTVEGVVEMTSESSDGSGTVVLEFLIGTDIDAALVDVSNKLNQVREFPDDADRPVISSVDVRGSAMAWFILRPLPGNDLDINIFHDFADDFIKPRFERVPGVGSSNVFGGREREMQVIVDPDALAARDITLLEMAQAVDKENDNYSAGDFDEGKRRYIVRTIGEYKSPDDIEDVIITRKNGAPVYVRDVAKVNLGYKDPDYAVRQNGEPAIAINAVKESGANAIEVMDGLRQAMNELNRGLLKEKKLELFNVYDETNYIRSAIDLVKENLIIGGFLAIAVLLLFLRSGSSTLIIATAIPISVIGTFVVMAFLGRTINVISLAGMSFAVGMVVDNSIVVLENIYRHMQMGKSRIKASYDGTVEVWGAVLASTLTTAAVFIPVIFIKEQAGQLFRDIAIAISVSVILSLIVSITVIPAASAKILSIAKETKRAAFNNLWGFARIGKDISDGIATIVRRIIEDSKTRIVVVCVFTIGSLFLSWLMIPKAEYLPEGNRNLLFGILLPPPGYNIGEFTKIGKEIESDLRPYWEAEVNSPEAKNLDGPPIQHLFYVARGRQVFMGARAKEPDKVRGLIPVMQKVLSKIPGMIAIVSQSSIFQRGIGEGRSINIQLTGPDLDKLVGLGQKIFFSAIQKIPGSQVRPIPSLDLGNPEVQVVTERVRASDVGVTNEGLGFMVNALVDGAKVSDYQIEGDEIDLVLRGEDKYSNRTHQIEDLMVNTDSGKMVNVGSVADVIVTTGPEQINHYERQRTIAIQVIPPEKMPLESAIDTINSEILDPLRSSGELGGSYSAILTGTADDLTVTRKALQWNFVLAAVIAYLLMCSL
- a CDS encoding efflux RND transporter periplasmic adaptor subunit; this encodes MLKKLNMNLNKLSLLSLLLVTALMIIAINSHAQAPPPAPVVVSEVKEQTLQKPVTIVGAVQPLKRSTIASEIAGLVEDFPVEEGDVVKKGDLLAKLRTESLEIDLREAKAQKAEAEARYRLAKRNLERFQELYKKGVASLQQLQDTETEKDAMSARLSQLEAQIDNHDYDLARSNIVAPFDGYITAEHTEVGQWIVVGGPVVELIDINTAEIDVDVPERYISQIRLGDYADVIFDALPDLLIGGKITSIVPQADRESRTFPVKVVVDNKDGLIKSGMVARVSFLIGEPSLVKLVPKDAIVEQNKSNFVYVVNDGSASPVQVNTGIAIRDLIQIIGPVEKGQLIVIRGNERLRPNQPVKIVDQNGAEIKD